One segment of Thermococcus profundus DNA contains the following:
- a CDS encoding pro-sigmaK processing inhibitor BofA family protein: MLNLLIFLLLLVLVGYAVVKLTFMILKWLAVNTLTGLLLIGILNYLHITHVQVNLLNILIIAVGGIPGVFIVILLSLL, encoded by the coding sequence ATGCTTAACCTTCTGATATTTTTACTCCTTCTAGTACTCGTCGGATACGCGGTAGTGAAGCTGACCTTCATGATCCTCAAATGGCTGGCGGTGAACACGCTAACCGGCCTTCTGCTCATAGGGATCCTCAACTACCTCCACATCACCCACGTTCAGGTCAACCTTTTGAACATCCTCATAATCGCCGTCGGCGGAATCCCGGGCGTCTTTATAGTCATCCTGCTTTCCCTTCTCTAG
- the prf1 gene encoding peptide chain release factor aRF-1 yields the protein MSHKSAEMYELKKKVEELKGYRGRATELVSLYIPDGYDINKVMQQLREEYGTAQNIKSKSTRKNVLGALERAMQHLKLYRQTPKNGLALFVGNVSEQEGVSDIRLWAIVPPEPLKVRLYRCDQTFVTEPLEEMLRVKDAYGLITVEKNDATIGLLRGKRIELIDELHSTVPGKTRAGGQSARRYERIREQETHEFMKRIAEHANNAFLPLLEKGELRGIIIGGPGPTKEEFVEKGYLHHELQKKIIGVVDISYSGEYGLKELVEKASDILKDHEAIKERHLIQEFFRHLVKDTGMITYGEKEVRNALELGAVDTLLISEGYDRVRVRAKCNNCGWEEVKTMSEQEFHIYKKRLTHCPKCGSQNISFEKWDVAEELIKMAEEAGSNVEIISLDTEEGQQFYKAFGGIAAFLRYKIR from the coding sequence ATGTCTCACAAGTCAGCAGAAATGTACGAGCTCAAGAAAAAGGTCGAGGAGCTGAAGGGCTATCGAGGTCGTGCAACCGAGCTTGTGAGCCTCTACATCCCGGACGGCTACGACATCAACAAGGTCATGCAGCAGCTTCGAGAGGAGTACGGGACGGCGCAGAACATCAAGAGCAAGTCCACGCGAAAGAACGTTTTGGGTGCTCTAGAAAGGGCCATGCAGCACCTCAAACTCTACAGACAGACCCCAAAGAACGGTCTGGCCCTCTTCGTTGGAAACGTCAGCGAGCAGGAGGGTGTGAGCGATATAAGGCTCTGGGCTATAGTCCCGCCGGAGCCGCTTAAGGTTCGCCTCTACCGATGCGACCAGACATTCGTCACCGAGCCCCTCGAGGAGATGCTTCGAGTTAAGGACGCCTACGGCCTGATAACAGTAGAGAAGAACGACGCCACCATAGGACTCCTCCGAGGGAAGAGAATAGAACTCATAGACGAGCTCCACTCCACCGTTCCAGGTAAGACAAGGGCCGGTGGTCAGTCTGCGAGACGTTACGAGCGCATTAGGGAGCAGGAGACCCACGAGTTCATGAAGAGGATAGCCGAACACGCGAACAACGCTTTCCTCCCGCTCCTTGAGAAGGGAGAACTCAGGGGCATAATCATCGGCGGTCCCGGGCCAACAAAAGAAGAGTTCGTCGAGAAGGGCTACCTCCACCACGAGCTCCAGAAGAAGATAATCGGCGTCGTCGATATAAGCTACAGCGGCGAGTACGGCCTCAAGGAGCTGGTGGAGAAGGCGAGCGACATACTCAAGGATCACGAGGCCATCAAGGAGCGCCACCTCATCCAGGAGTTCTTCAGGCACCTCGTTAAAGACACCGGAATGATAACCTACGGTGAGAAAGAAGTTAGAAACGCCCTCGAGCTCGGGGCGGTTGATACCCTTCTCATCAGCGAGGGCTACGACAGGGTTCGCGTAAGAGCGAAATGCAACAACTGCGGTTGGGAAGAGGTAAAGACCATGAGCGAGCAGGAGTTCCACATTTACAAGAAGAGGCTTACGCACTGCCCGAAGTGCGGCAGCCAGAACATCAGCTTCGAGAAGTGGGACGTGGCAGAGGAGCTCATAAAGATGGCAGAGGAAGCCGGTTCAAACGTCGAGATAATATCCCTCGACACGGAAGAGGGCCAGCAGTTCTACAAGGCCTTTGGAGGAATAGCCGCCTTCCTGAGGTACAAGATAAGGTGA
- a CDS encoding type II toxin-antitoxin system RelE family toxin — protein MSKVKKDVVKALRSLPTSYRRKFLELRDALRYEAVPRDRFDIAKLKGTGDLDIYRARLGEYRVVYSVNWNKRLILIHRLKKREDAYK, from the coding sequence ATGTCAAAGGTCAAAAAAGATGTTGTTAAGGCTTTAAGATCACTTCCCACGTCCTACCGTCGGAAATTTTTGGAACTCAGGGATGCCTTGAGATATGAGGCAGTTCCGAGGGATAGGTTCGACATCGCAAAGCTCAAGGGAACTGGTGACCTGGACATTTACAGGGCTAGATTGGGCGAGTACCGCGTCGTATACTCTGTAAACTGGAATAAGCGTCTGATTTTAATACACCGGTTGAAGAAGAGGGAAGACGCGTATAAATAA
- a CDS encoding DUF5646 family protein, whose translation MENAEKVSIDYVLSELERLKREIQRLEDLLVPIVKDELSGKELEEIEVEAREFNEEEWVDADELDALLEDGE comes from the coding sequence ATGGAGAACGCTGAGAAAGTGAGCATTGACTACGTCCTTAGTGAGCTTGAGCGCCTCAAGAGGGAAATTCAACGATTAGAGGATCTTTTGGTTCCCATTGTCAAGGATGAGCTCTCTGGAAAAGAACTGGAAGAAATCGAGGTAGAGGCACGGGAATTCAACGAGGAGGAGTGGGTCGACGCTGACGAACTCGATGCCCTTCTGGAGGACGGCGAATGA
- a CDS encoding dihydrodipicolinate synthase family protein: MRGVIVPLVTPFNEDYSIDLPALEEHVDYLQKVGVHGIFINATTGEFTSLSKEERKFLAEKGRELVSSTFYLVGTASSNTFEVIELTKHAQDIGADYAVIAPPYYCPLKEEALFKHYSMVAEKTDIPIILYNIPSCANPLSVSLIRNLALEYPNIAGVKETIDSINHVRDVVLEIKGERKDFKVFTGLDQHFLNTLILGGDGGIMACANFAPELHVRLYRAFNEKRFEEAFEYAKKLAKLSKVYDLASSFGSAIKLAMSIRGFSIKPVLRPPYVVDGEETKEEIRRLIEEVLG; the protein is encoded by the coding sequence ATGCGCGGTGTAATTGTGCCTCTCGTAACTCCTTTCAACGAGGACTACTCGATAGACCTGCCAGCCCTTGAAGAGCACGTCGACTACCTTCAAAAGGTCGGAGTCCACGGAATATTCATAAACGCGACGACCGGAGAGTTCACGAGCCTCAGCAAAGAGGAGAGAAAGTTTTTGGCCGAAAAAGGCCGTGAGCTTGTAAGCTCCACTTTCTACCTCGTCGGCACCGCCTCATCGAACACGTTCGAAGTGATCGAACTCACAAAGCACGCCCAGGACATCGGAGCGGACTACGCGGTCATAGCACCGCCCTATTACTGCCCGCTCAAAGAGGAGGCCCTCTTCAAGCACTACTCGATGGTGGCCGAGAAAACCGATATTCCTATTATACTCTACAACATCCCCTCATGCGCAAACCCGCTGAGCGTCTCCCTCATAAGGAACCTGGCTCTGGAGTATCCAAACATCGCAGGTGTGAAAGAGACGATAGACAGCATAAACCACGTCAGAGACGTTGTTCTTGAGATCAAGGGCGAAAGAAAGGACTTCAAAGTCTTTACCGGCCTCGACCAGCACTTCCTCAACACGCTGATCCTCGGCGGCGACGGCGGAATAATGGCGTGCGCTAACTTTGCCCCTGAGCTCCACGTCCGCCTCTACAGGGCCTTCAACGAGAAGCGCTTTGAGGAGGCCTTTGAGTACGCGAAGAAGCTCGCGAAGCTTTCAAAGGTCTACGACCTGGCCTCCTCCTTCGGCTCCGCCATAAAGCTCGCCATGAGCATAAGGGGCTTTTCAATAAAGCCCGTCCTCAGGCCCCCCTACGTTGTAGATGGAGAAGAAACGAAAGAGGAGATAAGGAGACTCATTGAGGAGGTGCTGGGCTGA
- a CDS encoding AAA family ATPase produces MLFDPRPKERREEIFDREKELEKILNGMNEYPISLIIGIRRVGKSSLLKVALNEYSGVGIYIDTRRLYSSGSGSISSATLVDEITRILLGKGRVGFLRGIKVEGVSFAGLHLKPRESSWIDVLDGLEQLGRKTGEKVVIAFDEAQYLRFFGSRGGKDFLAGVAYAYDSLPNVSFIFTGSEVGLLHDFVGIDDYSSPLYGRISEEVEIKPFSRELSEEFLRRGFEEVGLKVPEEEIILAVDSLDGIPGWLVEFGFNYWKKGSFKAAMEATMNRAKAMIKEELFELEKRSPRYALILKAISIGLSRWSQIKDYVEAKGGPVTNARLNSLLVNLEKMGWIKKEKGRYLMVDPVVEKVVRED; encoded by the coding sequence ATGCTGTTTGATCCAAGGCCGAAAGAGAGGCGGGAGGAAATCTTTGATAGGGAGAAGGAACTGGAGAAAATACTCAACGGAATGAATGAGTATCCGATAAGCCTCATCATTGGAATCAGACGTGTGGGGAAAAGTTCCCTGTTAAAAGTTGCCCTGAACGAGTATTCTGGTGTTGGAATCTACATAGACACCCGTCGCCTCTATTCCTCCGGTAGCGGCAGCATAAGCTCAGCCACGCTCGTTGACGAGATAACTAGGATACTCCTCGGGAAGGGCAGGGTTGGTTTCCTTAGGGGCATCAAGGTTGAGGGGGTAAGCTTTGCCGGTCTCCACTTAAAACCCCGCGAATCAAGCTGGATTGACGTTCTGGACGGGCTTGAGCAGCTTGGGAGAAAAACTGGAGAGAAAGTGGTTATCGCCTTTGATGAGGCCCAGTACCTCCGCTTTTTTGGCTCTAGAGGGGGTAAAGACTTCCTCGCTGGAGTGGCTTATGCATACGATTCGCTTCCAAACGTTAGCTTTATATTCACGGGTTCCGAGGTGGGGCTCCTCCACGACTTCGTTGGAATCGACGACTATTCCAGCCCCCTCTACGGCAGAATATCAGAGGAAGTTGAGATAAAACCGTTCTCCAGGGAGCTCTCAGAGGAGTTCCTGAGGAGGGGATTCGAGGAGGTTGGACTTAAAGTCCCTGAAGAAGAGATAATACTGGCAGTAGACAGCCTCGATGGTATCCCAGGATGGCTTGTGGAATTCGGCTTCAATTACTGGAAGAAGGGGAGCTTCAAGGCGGCTATGGAAGCGACCATGAATAGGGCAAAGGCAATGATAAAGGAGGAACTCTTTGAGCTGGAGAAGCGCTCTCCCCGCTACGCTTTGATTCTAAAGGCAATCTCAATTGGGCTTTCAAGGTGGTCTCAGATAAAAGACTACGTGGAAGCTAAAGGCGGTCCCGTGACCAATGCGCGCCTCAACAGCCTTCTCGTGAACCTGGAGAAAATGGGCTGGATAAAGAAGGAGAAAGGCCGCTACCTGATGGTAGACCCCGTTGTGGAAAAAGTGGTTAGAGAGGACTGA
- a CDS encoding arginine--tRNA ligase: MGYVEVKERVKLILQETLDEMLTEAGREWNGEIIFDETPSIELGDFATTVSFQLARVFRRAPKLIAEEIVERLKGRLPEEVADVKAVNGYINFYLDYGRFGRELVGEILEKGEKYGESEIGAGKKVIVEHTSVNPTKPLHMGHARNSVLGDTMARIMGKLGYTVEVQNYIDDLGVQFAQVLWGYLNLKEEFEKIESELWGKGLKEDFIDHVMGLLYVEVNKRLEEDPEVDKEVRELMKKLEEGNNEIAETGRKLAERVVRAQMLTTYRMGIAYDLLSWESDIMKSGIFGEAYELIEKNENFFWATEGKYKGAFVMDLRKLFPDMKNPFLVLKRSDGTATYTGKDIAYHLWKFGKVSADMLYKPWDKKEDHETWTTAPDGKEMPGKFGRADIVINVIGAEQKHPQMAIKYALQLLGFEDAAENFHHLAYEHVVRPEGSFSGRKGTWVGFTVDEVLNEAVQRARELVEQKNPSLSDEEKNEIAEAVGVGAVRYNLVKYSPDKIITFRWDDVLNFEGDSAPYLQYAHARCASILRKAGESGIETDWKALLERADFSKLTSREKELIKLLAKFPEVLQNAGKDVKPHLIPAYLNDLASFFNKFYMDHPVLKAEEGIREERLLLVLAVKQVLRNGLEVLGIEAPERM, from the coding sequence ATGGGTTATGTGGAAGTTAAGGAACGTGTAAAGCTCATCCTCCAAGAAACGCTTGATGAGATGCTCACCGAAGCTGGAAGGGAATGGAACGGTGAGATAATCTTCGATGAAACGCCAAGCATCGAGCTTGGGGATTTCGCGACCACAGTTTCATTTCAGCTGGCGAGGGTCTTCAGGAGGGCCCCGAAGCTCATAGCAGAGGAAATAGTCGAGAGGCTGAAGGGAAGGCTTCCGGAAGAAGTAGCGGACGTCAAAGCCGTGAACGGCTACATAAACTTCTACCTCGATTACGGCAGGTTTGGAAGGGAGCTCGTTGGTGAGATACTCGAGAAGGGCGAGAAATACGGCGAGAGCGAAATCGGGGCTGGAAAGAAGGTCATAGTTGAACACACCTCTGTGAACCCGACGAAGCCGCTCCACATGGGACACGCTAGGAACTCAGTTCTCGGCGACACTATGGCGAGGATTATGGGGAAGCTCGGCTACACCGTTGAAGTCCAGAACTACATAGACGACCTCGGCGTCCAGTTCGCCCAGGTTCTCTGGGGCTACCTCAACCTGAAGGAAGAGTTCGAGAAGATAGAGAGTGAGCTCTGGGGGAAGGGCCTGAAGGAGGACTTCATAGACCACGTGATGGGCCTGCTCTACGTCGAGGTGAACAAGAGGCTCGAGGAGGATCCAGAGGTTGATAAGGAAGTCCGCGAGCTGATGAAGAAGCTCGAAGAGGGCAACAACGAGATAGCGGAAACCGGGAGGAAGCTCGCTGAGCGCGTCGTTAGGGCGCAGATGCTCACTACTTACCGCATGGGCATAGCCTACGACCTCCTCAGCTGGGAGAGCGACATAATGAAGAGCGGCATCTTCGGAGAAGCATACGAGCTGATAGAGAAGAACGAGAACTTCTTCTGGGCTACGGAGGGCAAGTATAAGGGAGCCTTCGTGATGGATCTCAGGAAGCTCTTCCCTGACATGAAGAACCCCTTCCTCGTTCTCAAGAGGAGCGACGGGACGGCAACCTACACGGGCAAGGACATAGCCTACCACCTCTGGAAGTTTGGTAAGGTGAGTGCCGATATGCTCTACAAACCCTGGGACAAGAAAGAGGACCACGAGACCTGGACGACTGCTCCAGATGGGAAGGAGATGCCTGGTAAGTTCGGGAGGGCAGATATAGTCATCAATGTCATCGGTGCCGAGCAGAAGCACCCGCAGATGGCGATAAAATATGCTCTCCAGCTCTTGGGATTTGAAGATGCCGCCGAGAACTTCCACCATCTTGCCTACGAGCACGTTGTTAGGCCTGAAGGCTCATTCTCAGGAAGGAAGGGAACGTGGGTCGGCTTCACCGTCGATGAGGTCCTCAACGAGGCCGTCCAGAGGGCGAGGGAGCTCGTTGAGCAGAAGAACCCCAGCTTAAGCGACGAGGAGAAGAACGAGATAGCCGAGGCCGTTGGCGTCGGAGCCGTCCGCTACAACCTCGTCAAGTACAGTCCGGACAAGATAATCACCTTCCGTTGGGATGATGTGCTGAACTTCGAGGGCGACAGTGCACCGTACCTCCAGTACGCTCACGCCCGTTGCGCCTCAATACTCAGAAAGGCAGGAGAGAGCGGGATAGAAACGGACTGGAAGGCCCTGCTTGAGAGGGCGGACTTCTCAAAGCTGACCAGCAGGGAGAAGGAGCTCATCAAGCTCCTCGCGAAGTTCCCGGAGGTTCTTCAGAATGCTGGGAAGGACGTTAAGCCGCACCTTATTCCAGCGTACCTCAACGACCTCGCGAGCTTCTTCAACAAGTTCTACATGGATCACCCAGTACTGAAGGCGGAGGAGGGAATCAGGGAGGAGCGCCTGCTCCTTGTCCTGGCTGTCAAGCAGGTCCTCAGGAACGGGCTTGAGGTTCTCGGCATTGAGGCCCCGGAGAGGATGTGA
- a CDS encoding lipoate protein ligase C-terminal domain-containing protein: protein MKHHVGEHKARKGLIRIEFDEENGVAEHVKITGDFFMHPEEAVHDLEEKLEGHRIEELEAVMDEFFAMRMDVEMPYVNVEDFKIALKKALEG from the coding sequence ATGAAACACCACGTCGGCGAGCACAAGGCTAGGAAGGGCCTCATAAGGATCGAATTTGATGAGGAGAACGGCGTTGCGGAGCACGTTAAGATCACCGGCGACTTCTTCATGCATCCCGAGGAGGCCGTCCACGATCTAGAGGAGAAGCTAGAGGGACACAGAATTGAAGAGCTTGAGGCCGTTATGGACGAGTTCTTTGCAATGAGGATGGACGTTGAAATGCCCTACGTGAACGTCGAGGACTTCAAGATAGCCCTCAAAAAGGCATTAGAAGGGTGA
- a CDS encoding stage II sporulation protein M yields MIFTSPDARERAKEHFILLTAGFTAAAILGAVVALAMPEMSLRIFRDIGRSIANKVRADSPLHTFASIYINNLSVATSAYALGIIFGIVPWIVILTNGFILGLVLAIVISNDFLSPTQAVLAILPHGILEIPAIILSATAGIMLYRGTLKKEGRDVVYSSLRVYALSAVMLLFAAFVEAYVTPAVAGV; encoded by the coding sequence GTGATATTCACGTCACCCGACGCCAGGGAGAGGGCAAAGGAGCATTTCATACTTTTAACCGCCGGTTTTACCGCCGCCGCTATCCTCGGGGCGGTTGTGGCCCTGGCAATGCCCGAAATGTCCCTTAGAATCTTTAGGGACATAGGGAGGTCAATAGCGAACAAAGTGAGAGCAGACAGTCCGCTTCACACGTTCGCGTCAATCTACATAAACAACCTAAGCGTTGCAACCTCAGCCTACGCCCTGGGCATCATCTTTGGAATCGTGCCGTGGATCGTCATTTTGACGAACGGCTTCATCCTCGGGCTTGTGCTGGCAATTGTAATCTCAAACGACTTCCTGAGTCCGACACAGGCGGTCCTTGCCATCCTGCCCCACGGAATACTGGAGATACCAGCTATAATACTCTCCGCCACAGCCGGGATAATGCTCTACAGGGGGACCCTAAAGAAAGAGGGGAGGGACGTGGTTTACTCATCCCTCAGGGTGTACGCACTCTCGGCGGTGATGCTGCTCTTCGCGGCCTTCGTAGAGGCGTACGTAACGCCGGCGGTGGCGGGCGTCTGA